The proteins below are encoded in one region of Candidatus Saccharimonadales bacterium:
- a CDS encoding type IV pilus twitching motility protein PilT encodes MEKSAMKIELFLEDVVKKDASDLHLQVGVPPMLRVDGALKPISDAPVLGEDDVEKLVFAVMDEDQKNLLMKDKEVDFSFSFGDLGRFRVNAFHERGNIAAALRLIPTKIRTVEELNLPKILNDFTNIPRGLVLVTGPTGSGKSTTLAAMVDKINTDKALHIITIEDPIEYAHKSKKSIVVQREVHYDTNSFGASLRSALREDPDVVLIGEMRDLETIAAAITIAETGHLVLATLHTNNAAQTVDRMIDVFPPHQQQQVRIEVSAMLQAIVSQRLIPAIGGGRVAVAEIMVVTGAIRNIIREGKTHQLDAAIQTGGEQGMQSFDKTLVEFIQAGKISYDEAKNYAIDLHELDRMMKG; translated from the coding sequence GTTGGAGTACCGCCGATGCTAAGGGTCGATGGCGCTTTGAAACCGATCAGCGATGCCCCCGTACTAGGCGAAGATGACGTCGAAAAGCTAGTCTTTGCTGTCATGGACGAAGACCAAAAGAATTTGCTCATGAAAGACAAGGAAGTCGATTTCTCGTTTTCCTTTGGCGATCTGGGACGCTTCCGCGTCAATGCCTTCCACGAACGCGGTAACATTGCTGCTGCTCTTCGTTTGATCCCGACTAAAATTCGGACCGTCGAAGAACTTAACTTACCTAAGATCCTAAATGACTTCACTAACATACCCCGCGGGCTAGTGCTAGTAACTGGACCGACCGGATCTGGTAAATCGACTACGCTGGCCGCCATGGTCGATAAAATTAATACCGATAAAGCCTTACACATCATCACCATCGAAGACCCGATCGAATACGCTCACAAAAGCAAAAAGTCGATTGTGGTCCAGCGCGAAGTCCACTACGACACCAATTCGTTTGGAGCCAGCTTGCGTTCGGCCCTGCGTGAGGATCCCGATGTGGTTCTAATCGGCGAGATGCGGGATCTAGAAACCATTGCAGCGGCCATTACTATTGCCGAAACTGGCCACTTGGTGCTAGCCACTCTGCATACCAACAATGCCGCGCAAACTGTCGACCGCATGATCGATGTTTTCCCGCCTCACCAGCAGCAACAGGTTCGAATCGAAGTTTCAGCCATGCTTCAGGCTATCGTCTCTCAACGGCTGATCCCAGCCATTGGCGGTGGGCGAGTGGCTGTAGCCGAAATCATGGTGGTGACTGGTGCCATCCGCAACATCATCCGTGAGGGCAAAACCCATCAGCTCGATGCGGCCATTCAAACCGGGGGTGAGCAGGGCATGCAATCATTCGATAAAACTTTGGTTGAATTCATTCAAGCTGGCAAGATTAGTTACGATGAGGCCAAGAACTACGCCATCGATCTGCATGAACTAGATCGCATGATGAAGGGTTAG
- a CDS encoding type II secretion system F family protein has product MVTYEYTAKNNTTGEMLKAEVQADSTSAAAKLLVDQGLFPITIQDKSKQNVLAKVNILNRVSTRDLVIFTRQLSTLINAGLPLVQSLHNVQSQLSSKTLKEAAADIIASVEGGMSLSEALGKHPKIFNEIYVYLVAAGETSGTLDKVLERLADQQEKDAAILRKIRSAMIYPLIVLVVVVLVVVFLLVTLLPQVAQLYHDLHRNLPILTRILVDISSFVIKYWWLVLLLVGGGLLAGYNYVRSETGRHQYDNFKLSVPLFGTLFEKVYMARFARTLSVLLNSGIPMLKGMEVTRKAIHNLVVEGAIERAEAKVKGGKALSKALEVEESFLPLVSQMTAIGEQSGALDDMLVKVAMFYEEDVDTAVKNLSTTIEPVMIVILGTVVAFIIAAVLLPIYGLVGSGGLNNF; this is encoded by the coding sequence GTGGTAACTTACGAGTACACGGCCAAAAACAATACCACTGGCGAGATGCTAAAAGCCGAGGTTCAGGCCGATAGCACCAGCGCGGCTGCCAAACTCCTGGTCGATCAAGGGCTTTTCCCGATCACCATTCAGGACAAGAGCAAGCAAAACGTCTTAGCCAAAGTCAACATCCTGAACCGTGTGAGTACTCGCGATCTAGTCATTTTTACCCGCCAGCTTTCAACCTTAATCAACGCCGGTTTGCCCTTGGTTCAATCGCTGCATAACGTCCAGAGTCAGCTTTCCAGTAAGACACTCAAGGAGGCCGCGGCCGATATCATTGCCTCCGTTGAAGGTGGAATGAGCCTGTCCGAAGCCCTAGGTAAGCATCCCAAAATATTCAATGAAATCTACGTCTATTTGGTGGCAGCTGGCGAAACCTCTGGTACGCTCGATAAAGTGCTGGAGCGCCTGGCCGATCAGCAAGAAAAGGACGCCGCTATTTTACGCAAAATCCGCAGTGCCATGATTTATCCTTTGATCGTTTTGGTCGTCGTGGTTTTGGTCGTCGTCTTCTTACTGGTGACGCTATTGCCGCAAGTGGCTCAGCTCTATCATGATCTGCATCGCAATCTACCGATTCTAACCCGGATTTTGGTCGATATTTCATCTTTCGTTATCAAATATTGGTGGCTGGTTTTGCTCTTAGTCGGCGGGGGACTGCTGGCTGGTTACAATTACGTTCGCAGCGAAACCGGCCGGCACCAATACGACAACTTCAAACTAAGCGTGCCGCTGTTTGGCACCTTATTCGAAAAAGTCTACATGGCTCGCTTTGCCAGGACTCTTTCGGTGCTGCTCAATAGCGGTATTCCGATGCTCAAAGGCATGGAGGTAACTCGTAAAGCCATTCACAACCTGGTAGTCGAGGGCGCTATTGAACGAGCTGAGGCCAAGGTCAAGGGCGGTAAGGCGCTCTCCAAAGCCTTGGAGGTTGAAGAGAGCTTTTTGCCACTAGTATCACAAATGACAGCCATCGGTGAACAATCCGGTGCGCTGGATGATATGTTGGTCAAAGTAGCAATGTTTTATGAAGAAGACGTGGACACGGCCGTTAAAAATCTCTCCACCACCATTGAACCAGTCATGATCGTCATTCTTGGTACAGTGGTAGCCTTCATCATCGCAGCGGTGCTGTTACCAATCTACGGTTTGGTCGGCAGCGGCGGCCTGAACAACTTCTAG
- a CDS encoding type II secretion system protein, whose amino-acid sequence MLRKMLKEREGFTLIEIVFVLAIAALIIVIVFLAVAGARNSAQDQARKDYANRIAAACTKWSNEAAGVNGDTKQCNDSAAYLAQVLAIAGAAPSISGTALTATTNPASTANVNVGDTTITVQLTNASGPIYTANL is encoded by the coding sequence ATGTTAAGAAAAATGCTAAAAGAACGAGAGGGTTTCACATTAATTGAAATCGTCTTCGTGCTGGCCATTGCCGCACTGATCATCGTCATTGTCTTTTTGGCCGTTGCTGGTGCCCGTAACTCGGCCCAAGACCAGGCTCGTAAAGACTACGCTAACCGCATCGCCGCCGCTTGCACTAAGTGGTCTAATGAAGCAGCTGGTGTAAATGGTGACACCAAGCAGTGTAACGACAGCGCTGCGTATTTAGCGCAAGTACTAGCAATTGCTGGTGCCGCTCCTTCAATTTCGGGAACAGCGTTGACTGCGACCACAAACCCTGCTTCTACTGCAAATGTAAATGTCGGCGATACTACGATCACTGTGCAGTTAACGAACGCAAGTGGACCGATTTACACAGCCAATCTATAG
- a CDS encoding type II secretion system protein, producing MKQRGFTLIELLWVLVIAALLMVLVLLAIQQGRNSRKDNDREADAARYLNATKTWTSDNNGNLPGLGDINNIVTTYIGNTFVNPEGVPWSLVWSASQPPGFSPATNEMVIGSGNVKCDSSGVVPGGGSRQVAVAVLLESGNVYCVTQ from the coding sequence ATGAAGCAACGTGGGTTTACTTTAATCGAATTATTGTGGGTGTTAGTAATTGCCGCGCTCTTGATGGTATTGGTTTTATTAGCTATTCAACAGGGGCGGAATAGTCGTAAAGACAATGATCGCGAGGCTGACGCCGCCAGGTATTTGAATGCCACTAAAACCTGGACCAGCGACAATAACGGCAATTTGCCAGGTCTAGGCGATATCAATAATATCGTTACGACTTACATAGGCAACACTTTTGTAAACCCTGAAGGTGTGCCTTGGTCGCTAGTCTGGTCGGCCAGTCAACCACCTGGGTTTAGCCCGGCTACAAACGAGATGGTAATTGGATCCGGTAACGTCAAATGCGATAGTAGCGGTGTAGTGCCTGGTGGTGGCAGCCGCCAGGTAGCCGTGGCTGTATTGTTAGAAAGCGGGAATGTCTATTGCGTTACACAATAG
- a CDS encoding type II secretion system protein, whose product MRYTIAKLDSRGISLTETVFVLAIMGFIIILVFFVLPQAHTAHRDAQRKLYLEQVATNIEKYKENFPVSHNQYPPDSGTFNTNFAPPGGSYAVVKDDNDPLSHTLYNFTGVMFIPTSSQPAGITYELGHDCNNDPSSIGIYRIKIGLESGVIYCLDNH is encoded by the coding sequence TTGCGTTACACAATAGCTAAATTAGACAGTCGTGGCATTAGCTTAACAGAGACAGTTTTTGTGCTAGCCATTATGGGCTTCATCATTATTTTAGTTTTTTTCGTTTTGCCCCAGGCTCATACTGCCCACCGTGATGCTCAGCGTAAGCTTTATCTGGAGCAAGTGGCAACCAACATCGAAAAATACAAAGAGAATTTTCCGGTTAGCCACAATCAATATCCACCAGACTCCGGCACATTTAATACTAATTTCGCCCCACCAGGTGGGAGCTACGCTGTCGTTAAGGACGATAATGATCCCTTGAGTCACACTCTCTATAATTTCACCGGAGTAATGTTTATCCCAACCAGCTCACAGCCCGCTGGTATTACCTATGAATTGGGTCACGATTGCAATAACGATCCGTCTTCGATTGGTATTTATCGCATCAAAATCGGCTTAGAAAGCGGAGTCATCTACTGTCTTGATAACCATTAA
- a CDS encoding prepilin peptidase produces MITINAILVGLLGLMVGSFINAVVWRIHEHKPIARDRSECENCHHKLGLWDLIPVFSWLFLKGRCRYCHKPISVQNPLVELLTGGLFMLSYIQLAPVSTLGRINFVVWLYVLGSLIVLSLYDWRWMLLPDVVMMPALLVALIPLVAAIATGQPHQVWLGPIIAALLAGGSFYLLAAVSSGRWMGGGDIKLVALIGLVLGLQMTVVAMFLAFTIAAVVSLGLIATKRKTRRDHIAFGPFLALGCVLAMLYGHQLLNWYNNLLFRG; encoded by the coding sequence TTGATAACCATTAACGCAATTCTGGTCGGCCTGCTGGGGTTGATGGTGGGCAGCTTCATTAATGCCGTGGTTTGGCGCATTCACGAGCACAAACCAATTGCCCGGGACCGTTCTGAGTGCGAAAACTGTCATCACAAGCTTGGCCTTTGGGATCTAATTCCAGTTTTCAGCTGGCTATTCCTTAAGGGTCGCTGCCGCTATTGCCATAAACCAATCTCGGTTCAGAATCCGCTAGTTGAATTGCTGACGGGGGGCCTATTTATGCTCAGCTATATCCAACTGGCGCCGGTTAGCACCCTGGGTCGGATTAATTTCGTGGTTTGGCTCTATGTCTTGGGTTCGTTGATCGTTTTAAGCCTCTACGACTGGCGTTGGATGCTGCTTCCTGATGTGGTGATGATGCCAGCCCTGTTGGTGGCGCTGATCCCTTTGGTGGCTGCTATCGCCACCGGCCAGCCGCACCAAGTCTGGTTGGGGCCGATTATTGCAGCCTTACTGGCGGGTGGTAGTTTTTACTTACTGGCAGCCGTCTCCAGCGGCCGCTGGATGGGTGGGGGAGATATTAAGCTAGTGGCATTGATTGGGCTGGTTTTGGGACTGCAAATGACGGTCGTAGCCATGTTTCTGGCCTTTACAATTGCGGCCGTGGTCAGTTTGGGCTTGATTGCGACCAAACGTAAGACCCGGAGGGATCACATTGCCTTCGGGCCGTTTTTGGCGCTGGGCTGCGTTCTAGCTATGCTCTATGGTCATCAATTACTGAATTGGTACAACAATTTGCTATTCCGTGGATGA
- a CDS encoding prepilin-type N-terminal cleavage/methylation domain-containing protein produces the protein MLKSERGVTLIELIMSLAIAGLIASGIIFGHNQFRASQQFTQGADQIVQIIAAARTQAATTVGEVASTGGTSNLCSAGKLIVFTAGSSTAVVRTQRIDCFNKTHFDFIDQYNTQIPWGVNLTTNLTILLVFGAAGDIKAYTSNGALPAAGGPQAANMTAVPAAQSTAAVVGNGGSATLSIDQYGNATRVIN, from the coding sequence ATGCTTAAGAGTGAGCGCGGAGTAACCCTAATCGAGTTGATTATGTCCCTAGCGATTGCTGGTTTGATTGCTTCGGGCATTATTTTTGGCCACAACCAGTTTAGGGCCAGCCAGCAGTTTACCCAAGGCGCTGATCAAATCGTTCAAATCATAGCGGCCGCTCGCACCCAAGCTGCCACCACTGTCGGCGAAGTGGCCTCAACCGGGGGAACATCCAACCTCTGTAGTGCCGGCAAGCTGATCGTCTTTACCGCCGGTAGTTCGACTGCCGTGGTTAGAACTCAGAGAATAGATTGTTTCAACAAGACTCACTTCGACTTCATCGACCAATACAATACCCAAATTCCCTGGGGTGTGAATCTAACTACCAACCTAACTATCTTGTTGGTTTTTGGTGCGGCTGGTGACATCAAAGCTTACACCAGCAACGGCGCCCTACCAGCGGCCGGTGGTCCCCAAGCGGCCAATATGACGGCGGTGCCCGCGGCCCAAAGCACCGCAGCTGTCGTGGGTAACGGGGGATCGGCCACACTCTCGATTGATCAATATGGTAATGCGACCAGGGTGATTAACTAA
- a CDS encoding type II secretion system protein produces MIRLTNQRGDTLVEVVFALIILSAILVTTLSIGRLSRVNNQNAQLRTQAVNLVQEQYQALKSYRDSTNWQLFQGYPGSSGLNIDVMGGCNSNALADPATDPKCVFHMERDFRIGATHGQWLPCPGTWNPPLDSDNDATTPGSGWDSPTTAAESSTIVQGCRGNTRTQTNQPNISVGIYLHTGLSCSLTQPNAYRFTAVGNWTQGGVSSNATTNMDFMLSNIKGEATC; encoded by the coding sequence ATGATCAGACTAACAAACCAACGCGGTGATACTTTGGTGGAGGTGGTTTTTGCGTTGATCATACTTTCGGCCATTCTGGTGACGACGCTATCGATCGGCCGCCTGAGCCGGGTCAATAATCAAAACGCTCAACTGCGCACCCAAGCCGTCAACCTGGTTCAAGAGCAATATCAGGCGCTCAAATCCTACCGCGATAGCACCAACTGGCAGCTCTTCCAAGGCTATCCAGGTTCGAGTGGATTAAATATTGACGTCATGGGTGGCTGCAATAGCAACGCCTTAGCTGATCCCGCGACCGACCCGAAATGCGTCTTTCATATGGAGCGCGATTTTCGAATTGGCGCTACTCACGGCCAATGGCTGCCTTGCCCCGGCACCTGGAACCCGCCGTTGGATAGCGATAATGATGCAACTACACCTGGCAGCGGCTGGGACAGCCCTACGACGGCCGCCGAGTCTAGCACTATAGTTCAGGGCTGCCGTGGTAATACTCGTACCCAAACTAATCAGCCTAATATTAGCGTTGGTATTTATTTGCACACGGGGTTGAGCTGTAGTCTAACCCAACCAAATGCCTACCGGTTTACGGCTGTCGGAAATTGGACTCAAGGTGGAGTCAGTTCTAATGCCACTACCAATATGGACTTCATGCTCAGTAACATCAAAGGAGAGGCGACATGTTAG
- a CDS encoding prepilin-type N-terminal cleavage/methylation domain-containing protein — MLAGQRQGGFTLIELLLSMAVFSFGLLIILSGLVSLLGLYTNGRANRVVQNAARTGINMISQHGREGVSFSTGNNILCIDTGGGSGSMFYLTPTHQLMFDDWDQSQDPPLGCVLAATTNQQTPMPVTSSDAPVIGFTAEAVTYDATNNSNPCTSGCTSVRVSLRVASTTTGLNSDSTACSASSTAACVVSTVSTTITAGEHQ; from the coding sequence ATGTTAGCGGGCCAGCGCCAAGGCGGGTTCACTTTGATCGAATTATTGTTGTCCATGGCGGTCTTTAGCTTCGGGCTGCTGATAATTCTGTCTGGTTTAGTATCTTTGCTCGGGCTCTACACTAATGGTCGGGCTAATCGAGTAGTCCAAAACGCCGCTCGCACCGGGATTAATATGATTTCGCAACATGGCCGCGAGGGCGTATCGTTTTCGACTGGCAACAATATTTTGTGTATCGATACGGGTGGCGGATCTGGCTCCATGTTTTATTTAACGCCGACTCATCAGCTGATGTTTGACGATTGGGATCAGTCCCAAGATCCCCCCCTCGGCTGTGTTCTGGCGGCCACAACCAATCAACAAACGCCAATGCCAGTAACCTCATCCGATGCCCCAGTTATTGGGTTTACCGCTGAAGCCGTAACTTACGACGCTACAAATAATTCCAACCCCTGCACTAGCGGCTGCACTAGCGTGCGGGTGAGCCTGCGGGTGGCCTCGACCACGACCGGGTTGAATTCTGATTCAACGGCCTGTTCGGCCTCTTCCACGGCCGCTTGCGTGGTCTCGACCGTCTCGACTACCATTACCGCGGGAGAACACCAATGA